The following coding sequences are from one Rhineura floridana isolate rRhiFlo1 chromosome 2, rRhiFlo1.hap2, whole genome shotgun sequence window:
- the KIAA1549L gene encoding UPF0606 protein KIAA1549L homolog isoform X6 has product MALGEEAAAAAAAAAASSLRCELAVRLRGLFAAGISRAWATSIGLSLPPPPLLPCPDRRTAEAAAAVKGPLYKAVMLLGVLLVLCQRAQAEQGTEQQHINVAPSSESFTNWRAILSPTWPSRELESSSVGDISMRQALENANLLQIIKSTLAETRARTLDQTRFLPSLYHGSGNSASQEPSEVSAESPMKSQDADEMAIVSGLPQISVLSSLSTSSSVIHSTITVSSQIMPYATSSISKEITSGSDIFSASPSSSPLPLVKKSPHIIVSKSTVPPTEVPLSIDTENSFSINASNSYFNKSSGNPLSTISAGNSSTKYALSRKSGKEFSVASLFSNNFGLLSGHPIIPAGTHTYPWNKKLHSLALHAIISNQTSLLLSTQRVPLNYSKNNTSSGLNNKASSIAEPSSQPSDAMTHHKENDIYVMASSAVLKSKTIPWISIPTFHTSSVSPAQLKTIPDLPSASLSNSTKERDLTTVSENPSLFHLVTDMSSPTVPTIAISETISTHHVIARAPKSIPVSYSTDKVTSLIEGTNQTFKTGTRPTVSALNDKVASKFHITNPHVTESTNWGFTKDISGIAYETSEISPPIAYEPLVRSLQRWSFTKDAIATMLTNVDVNSFPPYPSPGRQTTDITLEIPVNKQVPWRTMLERILSLERTNSNVFSVSLPTSVRGLLKAHSTAMFMSSNDPRNLQLTDSNIQSPTLTLTEEKNVKVSTTVMPYAEYLSHPPLNKSNANMHETTHMVDASFRTSPSDINILASFTPATEHLESTVPASLEVSNADSKGILDTSNTRKFFKTMPLVHEWDTGDLQTSTGISMPSGKTTSQMSQATALRTIYSEVSGLQQQTNYVNKQTPSSIATPSISTSVTFIPNSSASASAGTNSKSFTELSTSSWSAETPFDQHPSFPQNQNTLSKGTEVQSLPSKMDTRTPGNILEYFTIRNMNFTLGFEKKFHPTYKDATTANLRTFTSMDAFSSSLSTYAHLRHFVSYAKSQSMLKSQTTDSGKLFESIDALYATSSPLSFASQFIAKLTVPINKEISAASGEKTSVPPILVRELLSSAPILNVVEEYMTSEKSTQFTNSSVTETNNHLNKQPTTLSTGGGYTKGTSDIIDTVKMPSEATKITPLQTHTTNTAIITFVHASHTQLTSSLLPTTNFTHSVITVLPSVSPGVIPSVATSEATPVTGKSAPTSPMLTSSLFSLSTENSPSVMALSTLISTLAKNNTVTKMASTLSPVVTHAAFPVISRDESATPVHTTSSFPITKTSTVSAPITHAPRQTETTIPDTKKFTSSDISKTSTPYPLTITAALTSITASAKTARLLPTPAENTSAATIPASTSAFANVTTVLPLECQLSRNLLVKTVLFLNTRRLLLSDSLKQNVTKGLAQALRRAFNQNVNAQIEILEQSNNVTIGYYVTHERLAFIPAVVIEMLIAYGVSNATLDIKQHVPNLHSVAVLALPWNPLPAYHFQLKTELQFVGQSDNIQSCRFVQTMEQRLQKAFQDAERKVLNTSSRLTVQMEALSA; this is encoded by the exons GTACTGAGCAACAGCACATAAATGTTGCCCCGTCTTCAGAGTCTTTTACCAACTGGAGAGCTATATTATCACCAACATGGCCTTCTAGAGAACTTGAGTCTTCCTCAGTGGGTGACATTTCAATGAGGCAAGCCTTGGAGAATGCCAATCTGCTTCAGATAATAAAAAGTACATTAGCAGAGACACGGGCCAGAACTTTGGACCAAACTAGGTTTTTGCCAAGTCTGTATCATGGCAGTGGCAACAGTGCATCCCAAGAGCCTTCTGAGGTATCAGCTGAATCACCAATGAAGTCTCAAGATGCTGACGAAATGGCCATTGTATCAGGTTTGCCCCAAATCAGTGTGTTATCGTCACTGTCTACGTCATCATCAGTGATACATTCAACTATTACTGTGTCATCTCAGATAATGCCGTATGCAACATCTTCCATTtcaaaagaaatcacatcaggATCAGACATATTTTCAGCCTCTCCATCATCATCCCCTTTGCCATTGGTAAAAAAATCACCTCATATAATTGTTTCCAAGTCGACTGTGCCACCCACCGAAGTGCCTTTGTCTATTGATACAGAAAATTCATTCAGCATAAACGCATCTAATTCTTATTTTAATAAAAGTTCAGGTAATCCACTGAGTACAATATCTGCTGGAAATTCCAGCACAAAATATGCATTATCCAGAAAGAGCGGCAAAGAATTTTCTGTTGCCAGCTTATTTAGTAATAATTTTGGCTTGCTTAGTGGTCATCCCATAATACCAGCAGGGACACACACATACCCATGGAATAAGAAACTGCATtctcttgctttgcatgcaataaTATCCAATCAGACCTCTCTTCTGTTATCTACTCAGAGGGTACCATTAAATTATAGCAAAAACAACACTTCCTCTGGATTAAACAATAAAGCATCTTCCATAGCAGAGCCCTCTAGTCAACCATCTGATGCCATGACACATCATAAAGAGAATGACATCTATGTAATGGCATCATCTGCAGTTCTTAAGAGCAAGACAATTCCATGGATTTCTATACCAACCTTCCATACCTCAAGTGTTTCACCTGCACAGTTGAAAACAAtccctgatctgccttctgcATCACTGTCAAATTCTACCAAAGAGAGAGATTTAACGACAGTATCTGAAAATCCAAGTCTTTTTCATTTGGTGACAGATATGTCTTCCCCAACAGTGCCAACTATAGCTATTTCAGAGACAATAAGCACACATCATGTGATAGCTCGAGCACCTAAAAGTATACCAGTCTCCTATTCAACAGATAAAGTCACTTCCTTGATAGAGGGgacaaatcaaacatttaaaacaggAACACGTCCGACTGTTTCAGCACTAAATGATAAAGTTGCTTCAAAGTTTCATATAACAAATCCTCATGTCACAGAATCAACCAACTGGGGGTTCACAAAAGACATTTCTGGTATAGCTTATGAAACCAGTGAAATCTCACCTCCCATAGCTTATGAACCCTTGGTAAGATCATTACAGCGTTGGTCTTTCACAAAAGATGCTATTGCCACAATGCTCACAAATGTTGATGTGAATAGCTTCCCTCCTTACCCATCACCAGGAAGGCAAACTACAGACATTACTCTAGAAATTCCTGTCAACAAGCAAGTGCCATGGAGAACAATGCTCGAGAGAATTTTGTCACTTGAAAGGACTAACTCCAATGTGTTTTCAGTATCTTTGCCAACTTCTGTTAGAGGTCTTTTAAAAGCTCACTCTACAGCCATGTTTATGTCTTCTAATGATCCTAGAAATTTACAGCTAACAGATTCTAATATACAAAGCCCAACTCTTACCttaacagaagagaaaaatgtGAAGGTATCCACCACTGTGATGCCATATGCAGAATATTTATCTCACCCACCTTTAAATAAATCTAATGCTAACATGCATGAAACTACACATATGGTTGATGCTTCCTTCAGGACTTCACCTTCAGACATAAACATACTGGCCTCATTTACTCCAGCAACAGAACATTTGGAAAGCACAGTGCCAGCATCCCTAGAAGTTTCTAATGCTGATTCAAAAGGCATCTTAGATACTTCAAATACAAGAAAGTTTTTTAAAACCATGCCATTAGTCCATGAGTGGGACACTGGAGACTTGCAGACATCTACTGGTATTAGTATGCCTTCAGGAAAGACAACATCCCAAATGTCCCAAGCGACAGCtttaagaacaatatattcagAGGTTTCAGGCTTGCAACAGCAAACAAATTATGTAAATAAGCAGACACCTTCTAGCATTGCCACACCATCAATTAGTACATCTGTAACATTTATTCCAAATTCTtcagcttcagcttcagctggAACAAATTCTAAAAGCTTCACTGAACTTAGCACATCCTCATGGAGTGCTGAAACACCTTTTGATCAGCATCCATCCTTTCCTCAAAACCAAAATACGCTCTCAAAGGGCACAGAAGTACAGTCACTGCCATCAAAAATGGACACACGTACACCTGGAAATATTTTGGAGTATTTTACTATTAGGAATATGAATTTCACGTTAGGCTTTGAAAAAAAATTCCATCCTACATATAAGGATGCCACAACTGCTAATCTAAGAACATTTACTAGTATGGATGCATTTTCCTCTTCTTTGTCAACATATGCTCACTTACGGCATTTTGTTTCTTATGCCAAATCCCAGTCTATGTTGAAGTCTCAAACAACTGATTCTGGAAAGCTCTTTGAATCAATAGATGCCTTGTATGCAACATCATCTCCGCTATCGTTTGCTTCTCAATTCATTGCTAAATTAACTGTTCCAATAAATAAGGAAATTAGTGCTGCTAGTGGTGAAAAAACATCAGTTCCTCCTATCCTGGTACGTGAACTGCTAAGCTCAGCACCAATATTAAATGTTGTTGAAGAATATATGACTTCAGAAAAATCAACACAGTTCACAAATAGCTCTGTTACAGAAACAAATAATCACTTGAATAAACAGCCAACAACATTAAGTACAGGAGGGGGGTATACAAAAGGTACAAGTGATATCATAGATACAGTTAAAATGCCCAGTGAAGCCACTAAAATCACTCCATTGCAAACACATACCACTAATACAGCCATCATAACCTTTGTCCATGCATCACACACACAACTAACTTCTTCTTTGTTGCCAACAACCAACTTTACCCATTCTGTCATTACAGTGTTACCGTCTGTGTCTCCTGGTGTAATACCATCTGTAGCAACTTCAGAAGCAACACCAGTTACAGGAAAATCAGCTCCAACATCACCAATGCTGACTTCATCCTTGTTCTCACTGAGCACTGAAAATTCGCCATCTGTGATGGCATTAAGCACGTTAATATCAACACTAGCAAAAAATAACACTGTCACAAAAATGGCATCAACTTTAAGCCCAGTAGTAACACATGCAGCCTTTCCAGTTATATCAAGAGATGAGTCTGCAACACCTGTGCATACCACTAGTTCGTTTCCAATCACAAAAACTAGTACAGTTTCAGCTCCCATAACCCATGCACCAAGACAAACTGAAACAACAATACCTGACACCAAGAAATTCACAAGTTCAGACATCAGTAAAACATCAACTCCATACCCATTGACAATTACAGCAGCTTTGACATCTATTACAGCATCAGCGAAAACAGCTAGACTTCTCCCTACACCTGCTGAAAATACTTCTGCTGCTACTATACCAGCATCAACTTCAGCTTTTGCTAATGTGACAACAGTTCTTCCTTTGGAATGCCAGCTCTCCAGAAACCTCCTTGTTAAGACAG TTTTGTTTCTGAATACAAGAAGATTGCTACTGAGTGACTCCTTAAAACAGAATGTCACAAAAGGTCTCGCCCAGGCATTGCGACGAGCTTTCAACCAAAATGTCAATGCTCAG aTTGAAATTCTGGAACAATCAAACAATGTGACAATTGGTTACTATGTAACTCATGAGAGACTGGCTTTTATACCTGCTGTGGTTATCGAAATGTTAATTGCATATGGTGTGAGTAATGCCACGTTGGATATTAAACAACATGTGCCAAATCTTCATTCTGTTGCTGTATTAGCCTTGCCGTGGAATCCACTGCCAGCTTACCACTTTCAGCTGAAAACAG AACTGCAATTTGTGGGTCAGTCAGACAACATACAGTCATGCAGATTTGTTCAGACCATGGAACAAAGATTGCAGAAAGCATTTCAGGATGCTGAGAGAAAAGTCTTGAACACCAGCAGCAGGTTAACTGTTCAG ATGGAGGCCTTGTCTGCTTAG
- the KIAA1549L gene encoding UPF0606 protein KIAA1549L homolog isoform X7 — MALGEEAAAAAAAAAASSLRCELAVRLRGLFAAGISRAWATSIGLSLPPPPLLPCPDRRTAEAAAAVKGPLYKAVMLLGVLLVLCQRAQAEQGTEQQHINVAPSSESFTNWRAILSPTWPSRELESSSVGDISMRQALENANLLQIIKSTLAETRARTLDQTRFLPSLYHGSGNSASQEPSEVSAESPMKSQDADEMAIVSGLPQISVLSSLSTSSSVIHSTITVSSQIMPYATSSISKEITSGSDIFSASPSSSPLPLVKKSPHIIVSKSTVPPTEVPLSIDTENSFSINASNSYFNKSSGNPLSTISAGNSSTKYALSRKSGKEFSVASLFSNNFGLLSGHPIIPAGTHTYPWNKKLHSLALHAIISNQTSLLLSTQRVPLNYSKNNTSSGLNNKASSIAEPSSQPSDAMTHHKENDIYVMASSAVLKSKTIPWISIPTFHTSSVSPAQLKTIPDLPSASLSNSTKERDLTTVSENPSLFHLVTDMSSPTVPTIAISETISTHHVIARAPKSIPVSYSTDKVTSLIEGTNQTFKTGTRPTVSALNDKVASKFHITNPHVTESTNWGFTKDISGIAYETSEISPPIAYEPLVRSLQRWSFTKDAIATMLTNVDVNSFPPYPSPGRQTTDITLEIPVNKQVPWRTMLERILSLERTNSNVFSVSLPTSVRGLLKAHSTAMFMSSNDPRNLQLTDSNIQSPTLTLTEEKNVKVSTTVMPYAEYLSHPPLNKSNANMHETTHMVDASFRTSPSDINILASFTPATEHLESTVPASLEVSNADSKGILDTSNTRKFFKTMPLVHEWDTGDLQTSTGISMPSGKTTSQMSQATALRTIYSEVSGLQQQTNYVNKQTPSSIATPSISTSVTFIPNSSASASAGTNSKSFTELSTSSWSAETPFDQHPSFPQNQNTLSKGTEVQSLPSKMDTRTPGNILEYFTIRNMNFTLGFEKKFHPTYKDATTANLRTFTSMDAFSSSLSTYAHLRHFVSYAKSQSMLKSQTTDSGKLFESIDALYATSSPLSFASQFIAKLTVPINKEISAASGEKTSVPPILVRELLSSAPILNVVEEYMTSEKSTQFTNSSVTETNNHLNKQPTTLSTGGGYTKGTSDIIDTVKMPSEATKITPLQTHTTNTAIITFVHASHTQLTSSLLPTTNFTHSVITVLPSVSPGVIPSVATSEATPVTGKSAPTSPMLTSSLFSLSTENSPSVMALSTLISTLAKNNTVTKMASTLSPVVTHAAFPVISRDESATPVHTTSSFPITKTSTVSAPITHAPRQTETTIPDTKKFTSSDISKTSTPYPLTITAALTSITASAKTARLLPTPAENTSAATIPASTSAFANVTTVLPLECQLSRNLLVKTVLFLNTRRLLLSDSLKQNVTKGLAQALRRAFNQNVNAQIEILEQSNNVTIGYYVTHERLAFIPAVVIEMLIAYGVSNATLDIKQHVPNLHSVAVLALPWNPLPAYHFQLKTELQFVGQSDNIQSCRFVQTMEQRLQKAFQDAERKVLNTSSRLTVQPSLCKS, encoded by the exons GTACTGAGCAACAGCACATAAATGTTGCCCCGTCTTCAGAGTCTTTTACCAACTGGAGAGCTATATTATCACCAACATGGCCTTCTAGAGAACTTGAGTCTTCCTCAGTGGGTGACATTTCAATGAGGCAAGCCTTGGAGAATGCCAATCTGCTTCAGATAATAAAAAGTACATTAGCAGAGACACGGGCCAGAACTTTGGACCAAACTAGGTTTTTGCCAAGTCTGTATCATGGCAGTGGCAACAGTGCATCCCAAGAGCCTTCTGAGGTATCAGCTGAATCACCAATGAAGTCTCAAGATGCTGACGAAATGGCCATTGTATCAGGTTTGCCCCAAATCAGTGTGTTATCGTCACTGTCTACGTCATCATCAGTGATACATTCAACTATTACTGTGTCATCTCAGATAATGCCGTATGCAACATCTTCCATTtcaaaagaaatcacatcaggATCAGACATATTTTCAGCCTCTCCATCATCATCCCCTTTGCCATTGGTAAAAAAATCACCTCATATAATTGTTTCCAAGTCGACTGTGCCACCCACCGAAGTGCCTTTGTCTATTGATACAGAAAATTCATTCAGCATAAACGCATCTAATTCTTATTTTAATAAAAGTTCAGGTAATCCACTGAGTACAATATCTGCTGGAAATTCCAGCACAAAATATGCATTATCCAGAAAGAGCGGCAAAGAATTTTCTGTTGCCAGCTTATTTAGTAATAATTTTGGCTTGCTTAGTGGTCATCCCATAATACCAGCAGGGACACACACATACCCATGGAATAAGAAACTGCATtctcttgctttgcatgcaataaTATCCAATCAGACCTCTCTTCTGTTATCTACTCAGAGGGTACCATTAAATTATAGCAAAAACAACACTTCCTCTGGATTAAACAATAAAGCATCTTCCATAGCAGAGCCCTCTAGTCAACCATCTGATGCCATGACACATCATAAAGAGAATGACATCTATGTAATGGCATCATCTGCAGTTCTTAAGAGCAAGACAATTCCATGGATTTCTATACCAACCTTCCATACCTCAAGTGTTTCACCTGCACAGTTGAAAACAAtccctgatctgccttctgcATCACTGTCAAATTCTACCAAAGAGAGAGATTTAACGACAGTATCTGAAAATCCAAGTCTTTTTCATTTGGTGACAGATATGTCTTCCCCAACAGTGCCAACTATAGCTATTTCAGAGACAATAAGCACACATCATGTGATAGCTCGAGCACCTAAAAGTATACCAGTCTCCTATTCAACAGATAAAGTCACTTCCTTGATAGAGGGgacaaatcaaacatttaaaacaggAACACGTCCGACTGTTTCAGCACTAAATGATAAAGTTGCTTCAAAGTTTCATATAACAAATCCTCATGTCACAGAATCAACCAACTGGGGGTTCACAAAAGACATTTCTGGTATAGCTTATGAAACCAGTGAAATCTCACCTCCCATAGCTTATGAACCCTTGGTAAGATCATTACAGCGTTGGTCTTTCACAAAAGATGCTATTGCCACAATGCTCACAAATGTTGATGTGAATAGCTTCCCTCCTTACCCATCACCAGGAAGGCAAACTACAGACATTACTCTAGAAATTCCTGTCAACAAGCAAGTGCCATGGAGAACAATGCTCGAGAGAATTTTGTCACTTGAAAGGACTAACTCCAATGTGTTTTCAGTATCTTTGCCAACTTCTGTTAGAGGTCTTTTAAAAGCTCACTCTACAGCCATGTTTATGTCTTCTAATGATCCTAGAAATTTACAGCTAACAGATTCTAATATACAAAGCCCAACTCTTACCttaacagaagagaaaaatgtGAAGGTATCCACCACTGTGATGCCATATGCAGAATATTTATCTCACCCACCTTTAAATAAATCTAATGCTAACATGCATGAAACTACACATATGGTTGATGCTTCCTTCAGGACTTCACCTTCAGACATAAACATACTGGCCTCATTTACTCCAGCAACAGAACATTTGGAAAGCACAGTGCCAGCATCCCTAGAAGTTTCTAATGCTGATTCAAAAGGCATCTTAGATACTTCAAATACAAGAAAGTTTTTTAAAACCATGCCATTAGTCCATGAGTGGGACACTGGAGACTTGCAGACATCTACTGGTATTAGTATGCCTTCAGGAAAGACAACATCCCAAATGTCCCAAGCGACAGCtttaagaacaatatattcagAGGTTTCAGGCTTGCAACAGCAAACAAATTATGTAAATAAGCAGACACCTTCTAGCATTGCCACACCATCAATTAGTACATCTGTAACATTTATTCCAAATTCTtcagcttcagcttcagctggAACAAATTCTAAAAGCTTCACTGAACTTAGCACATCCTCATGGAGTGCTGAAACACCTTTTGATCAGCATCCATCCTTTCCTCAAAACCAAAATACGCTCTCAAAGGGCACAGAAGTACAGTCACTGCCATCAAAAATGGACACACGTACACCTGGAAATATTTTGGAGTATTTTACTATTAGGAATATGAATTTCACGTTAGGCTTTGAAAAAAAATTCCATCCTACATATAAGGATGCCACAACTGCTAATCTAAGAACATTTACTAGTATGGATGCATTTTCCTCTTCTTTGTCAACATATGCTCACTTACGGCATTTTGTTTCTTATGCCAAATCCCAGTCTATGTTGAAGTCTCAAACAACTGATTCTGGAAAGCTCTTTGAATCAATAGATGCCTTGTATGCAACATCATCTCCGCTATCGTTTGCTTCTCAATTCATTGCTAAATTAACTGTTCCAATAAATAAGGAAATTAGTGCTGCTAGTGGTGAAAAAACATCAGTTCCTCCTATCCTGGTACGTGAACTGCTAAGCTCAGCACCAATATTAAATGTTGTTGAAGAATATATGACTTCAGAAAAATCAACACAGTTCACAAATAGCTCTGTTACAGAAACAAATAATCACTTGAATAAACAGCCAACAACATTAAGTACAGGAGGGGGGTATACAAAAGGTACAAGTGATATCATAGATACAGTTAAAATGCCCAGTGAAGCCACTAAAATCACTCCATTGCAAACACATACCACTAATACAGCCATCATAACCTTTGTCCATGCATCACACACACAACTAACTTCTTCTTTGTTGCCAACAACCAACTTTACCCATTCTGTCATTACAGTGTTACCGTCTGTGTCTCCTGGTGTAATACCATCTGTAGCAACTTCAGAAGCAACACCAGTTACAGGAAAATCAGCTCCAACATCACCAATGCTGACTTCATCCTTGTTCTCACTGAGCACTGAAAATTCGCCATCTGTGATGGCATTAAGCACGTTAATATCAACACTAGCAAAAAATAACACTGTCACAAAAATGGCATCAACTTTAAGCCCAGTAGTAACACATGCAGCCTTTCCAGTTATATCAAGAGATGAGTCTGCAACACCTGTGCATACCACTAGTTCGTTTCCAATCACAAAAACTAGTACAGTTTCAGCTCCCATAACCCATGCACCAAGACAAACTGAAACAACAATACCTGACACCAAGAAATTCACAAGTTCAGACATCAGTAAAACATCAACTCCATACCCATTGACAATTACAGCAGCTTTGACATCTATTACAGCATCAGCGAAAACAGCTAGACTTCTCCCTACACCTGCTGAAAATACTTCTGCTGCTACTATACCAGCATCAACTTCAGCTTTTGCTAATGTGACAACAGTTCTTCCTTTGGAATGCCAGCTCTCCAGAAACCTCCTTGTTAAGACAG TTTTGTTTCTGAATACAAGAAGATTGCTACTGAGTGACTCCTTAAAACAGAATGTCACAAAAGGTCTCGCCCAGGCATTGCGACGAGCTTTCAACCAAAATGTCAATGCTCAG aTTGAAATTCTGGAACAATCAAACAATGTGACAATTGGTTACTATGTAACTCATGAGAGACTGGCTTTTATACCTGCTGTGGTTATCGAAATGTTAATTGCATATGGTGTGAGTAATGCCACGTTGGATATTAAACAACATGTGCCAAATCTTCATTCTGTTGCTGTATTAGCCTTGCCGTGGAATCCACTGCCAGCTTACCACTTTCAGCTGAAAACAG AACTGCAATTTGTGGGTCAGTCAGACAACATACAGTCATGCAGATTTGTTCAGACCATGGAACAAAGATTGCAGAAAGCATTTCAGGATGCTGAGAGAAAAGTCTTGAACACCAGCAGCAGGTTAACTGTTCAG